A single region of the Erigeron canadensis isolate Cc75 unplaced genomic scaffold, C_canadensis_v1 Conyza_canadensis_unscaffolded:334, whole genome shotgun sequence genome encodes:
- the LOC122584482 gene encoding uncharacterized protein LOC122584482 — MRMFTEGHSNTPMLKYVESDMGEHSVECGKINNLFHPPPTTTAAFLQQQQQEQKVPYDPSLDGSTTSLPPISPRTRMPWFYNHLIKADVRDRWVGNPRFIIRHNELQHLQKIEKMKISWCSAVKEIFETFEMSSGLNQQTHSVLEVREMEFSRLSDIKCLWKSKQWTVLKFPNLTRLSIVGCYS; from the exons ATGAGAATGTTTACAGAAGGTCACTCGAATACTCCGATGCTGAAATACGTGGAATCAGACATGGGAGAACATAGTGTGGAATGTGGCAAAATCAACAACTTGTTCCATCCTCCTCCTACAACTACTGCTGCCTTcttgcaacaacaacaacaagag CAGAAGGTTCCATATGATCCAAGTTTGGATGGTTCAACCACCTCACTCCCCCCTATTTCACCAAGAACGAGGATGCCCTGGTTCTACAATCACTTGATCAAAGCTGATGTGCGAGACAGGTGGGTGGGTAATCCGAGATTTATAATTCGACACAATGAGTTGCAGCATCTTCAGAAGATTGAAAAGATGAAAATATCATGGTGTTCCGCGGTAAAGGAGATATTCGAAACATTCGAAATGAGCAGTGGTTTGAACCAGCAAACACATTCTGTTCTGGAAGTAAGAGAGATGGAATTCTCAAGGTTGTCTGATATCAAGTGTTTATGGAAGAGCAAACAGTGGACAGTATTGAAGTTTCCAAACCTAACAAGACTATCTATTGTTGGTTGTTATAGTTAA